The Pseudomonadota bacterium genomic interval ATGCGATGTTAGGAACTGAGAGTCCGGATTAGCGCGCCCAATACCCGGAGCACTGCTATCTGTATGCGCTGATATTGCTCCCGAGTTTACAGTGACAGTATTCACCAGACACATGCTCCTCGCGGGGGGTTTATTTAAGCGGCCTTTTCGGCTGCCTTTCCAGTCCTCGGTTTGCTGTCTTTCGGCAAGCCTGCCTTGAACGCGATGTACGGTGTTTTTCCTTCCATCATTCTTTCCTGGTGAGGCCGCTTGGTGTTGTAGTGGACGAGGTAGGCATCCGAGTCAGTCTGCATTTTCTCAACGCTCCCATACTGTCGACATCTCGTAAGCTTCTCCGTCAAGTCGACAACTGAAACGTAGAGACTTGGGGCTCGCCAGTGCGCCACCACGGAGCTTGCTTATAGCAGCCTGATTTTCTACCAATGAGCTTTGTGGGAAATGGGAGGATTACAGCGTGATCACACGAATCATATTATGCTGTTATCTAAATGTAACTGGAAAAAGAGCAAGATATGGATATGAAATCTACTACACACTTCATTTTTCTGCTTGGTTTGGCGTTCGCGGTTCCCGTAGGGGCGTCGGCAAGCACCTGTGAGGAGCATTCGAATAAATCTGCCTGTCTAGAGCCGTTACAAGAATCGCCGAATAATCCGAACTCCATGACACATTGGGCGATAAAGTTCGACTATGACACAGACGGCTGCTTGCCTTCAGCGGCAATAGATCCAAAGGGACAGTTGAACCCGGGGACTAACAATACAGGAGCCCTGAATGGGGAATGTGCGTATGAAGATCAGATTACATATGCAAATACCTATTACCGTGGGTTCTGTATCGACGCCGATGAGGTAGTGAATAAGTACTGTGCCCACATGTACGCACAGTATTTTGTGAAGGATCAAACCACTCCGGGGAATCTCGTGGGGCCTGCCGGTGGACACCGCCACGACTGGGAATTTGGTATGTCGTGGGACACCCTTAATGATAAGGAGGCTCGCGTTCTTACCCACGCAACTGTTAGTGCGCATGGTAAAACCACGACTAAGTCAGTAGATGATATCTACCACGAAAAAGACGCCCAAAGAGGGGATCATCCCTACCTTGTGTACCATAAAGATGGGGCCAGTACCCATTCCATGCGGTTTGCAAAGACGAAAGATTGCAAATCAGGGGATAAGTCCAACCCGCAACCCTGTAAGCTCAATGAAAAGCCTGAGAATCCAACCAAGCAATGGGTGACGGCCACTCTGGTGAATTGGTTCACCATGGTGGGAAATGCCGGCGTGACTAATACTGACTTAACTCGGGATTTGACACAGGCTGATTTTGGATCTGCGATAGTGCCTATGAAAGACGAAACGTTCATTAAGAATGTTATGCAGTCCGTACCGGAGGGTTACCCCAATCCGGATGAATGGCAGCGGCAGTTCAATTGTGGCTTGGGTAAGTGTTAGGTGAATGCCTTGTAATCATGTCAGAGATGGGCGCTTCGGCGTGCATAACAGTCGCATACAGTGGAGCAACCTTCGCTCCGCTACGTTTACCTCCTGATACGGGCGTTATATGTCTATCGGAGTGCTAAGTTGTCAAAGGTCACGTTACAAGGATATATCGTCGTATCAGATGACGATTTGGCTGCGGTTCAGGCTGAGCTTCTGAAGCATATTGAGCTGACTCGAAAGGAAGAAGGTTGTTTGGTTTTCCGAGTGACCCAAGACAAAGAAAACAAAAATACATTCACTGTCTACGAGGAGTTTGTTAACCGCGAGGCATTTGAGTCGCATCAACAGCGAGTCAAACGTTCACAGTGGGGTGAGATCACAGCAAATGTTGAAAGGCATTATCAAATAAGCGAAAGTCGCTAATCTTTATGGCCGCACATAACAAGCACATCAATAATCGCTCCACTGGACGTCGCTGACGCGTGCCGCCTATCAAGTCGCTCAACACAGGCCATGCGTGCCGAGGCTTTCCAAGGCTACGACGGGCATTGCCGGTTAGCTCGGCGTTGGGCGTCATGACAATCGACATCGTCTACCTTGCTGACCACATTCAGCACGTTGCGGAACTGTCCCGGCTCCACCAAGCTGAATGGGGGCACTTATCCCCACAGATTGATTTGGAGACGAGGGTGACCCGGCTTACTGAGGCAGCCGGAAAGTCTGGTGTTCCGACCATATTCATTGCTGTTGAGGGGCCCGGTCTTATTGGGTCCGCCGCGTTGGTGAAAAGTGACATGAGGGAACGGCCGGAGCTGTCGCCTTGGCTGGCGGCCGTATACGTGAAGCCGGAGCGCAGACGCAACGGTATCGCGTCTGCGCTCATCGCACGTGTTGAGACCGAAGCCACCTCGCTGGGGGTGGAAAAGCTGTATCTCGTCACCGAACATCAAGAGCAGTTCTACGAACACAGGGGCTGGGATTTGATGGAGCATGCCGATCACGATGGCATCCCCGTCGCGATAATGAAGAAGCGGTTATTTGCGGGCGAAATTGGGGGCTAAGCAGTCGTGATTGAGTGCCGTGGCGAGATGCCCCAACAATGGATTGCAGCGCACGTCTGACTCGCTGCACAAATCAGGTTCTCTCCGTCTACGCGCTCCGGCACGTGCTGAACACAGGCTTTAGGAAAATGAATAAGTCACTTGTGGCTATCACAGTTCTCATACTCGCACTTGTCGGTACCAACGCGTTTTGGGTCTACGCTGTTGTGGATTGCGGTGTTAGCGGCACGTATCTACAAGATTCCTATCAAAACGCCAAATCCGCCGCTTTTCAGGCGATGGCGGTTATTCCCGTCGTATCCGATCCTAATGCATCAAGGGAAACCGTGATTGCGGCAGCTGTAAATGCTTCTTCTTGGCCAACGGAAGAGCCCTTTGAAAAAGACGGCTTTGTTTGGGTGGGCTCAATTGGTTTGAAATTCGATCCGTCCGGTCGCGTAATCGAGGTCAGGCCGCTCGTGCAGCCGCTGTGAGCGTTATCGCTAAGCCAGGTATTGGGTCTTCGCGTCGTAAATCGTTCCAGAGAACGCCAAAGCGGCGCTCCGGCGCCGCTGAACTCAAGCGTCATTCTTCGTGGAGATATGAACGAATTTCTATGGAGCAGGGGGGCGGCTCAGTCCGCCATTAAGCCGCCGGAGGTTATCTCGTCAAGAGCATAGAACCTGCCTCTTGGTGGAGCTTGCCAGAACACTGCGTAATGCCTTCATGAGAGAAACAGGCATGTGGCTGGACCGTATTGTGTCCGGTCCAGCCACCGCATTCTCCCTGTTTCCAGCAGGTGTTAGTCGGTGCTTTGGTTCCACAAGCTGATGAGGACCATTGTGTCGTTAAAGTCCTGGTCACCGATGCCGGGTGGGGTGTCGTTTGCGCCCACGTAAATGACCTGTCCCGCTTCGTTACCGTCGGGATTCGTCACCGGAATGGTTTGGTTGACGATGAGCACCGGCGAGCGCTGGAACGCGCCTGCTGAGTTACTTCTTTCAACAAAAATGTTGAAGGTATAGGTATCACCCGGTGCGTAGGCCAAGTGTTGAAGACTCAGCAGGAACTGCGTGCCAAAAGGCTCGCTGGTATTGGAGGTTGCCGAAAGCGGCGTGGCGATTTGGGGCCCGAAAATGGTTAGCTTTTGTTGATAACCGGATGTCGCGGAAGCTTGGAAATAGACCGGAACGCTCGCAATGTCATTCGGCCAGTTGGGTGTGACGACCACACGCTTGGAGAGCAGAAAAGCATTCGAGTCGTTACATCCGGCGACTGTGGCCTGCGATCCGTTGGCCGGCGGCGCAACGCACAACCCGTTTGAGTTGAGTTTTATGGTGCCGTCGCCATTGCCACTCCAAGTGAACAGTTGGTTCACGGATACACCCGTGCAGTCATAGACTTGAACTTTGTTGCCGTTCGATGGATGTGCCGTGTCCACATCCATACACATGTTCGTTCCATCCAGCCCCACGCGGCCGTCTGTTCTGGTGGTCCAAGTAGAGGCCCGGTCGTCGCATTGGGCGCCAACAACCTGATTACTATCATTTACGGAGAGACAGCTGTAGTTGCCGGCGGCATCCACATAAGCGGCCTGGCCGCTCGCCGCCTGTGCTGCGGCGGAGTAGAAAGGGGCCGACGCCAGGGCGAGACAGCATACGGCGGATTTAAAGTGCTTCTTCTTGTTCATGGTTATCCTTGATAAATGAATGGAACACGTGATTTGACGAAAAAACTCCAACACGATGTGTGATGTCTTTACTGTGTGGTGAGCTCCGTTATTGGTTGGTTAAAACAAAAAGATAGATCGACGTTCGAGTCATAAATCCGATAAATGATTGTGCATTGTCAGATATTTTGTATTATTTAATTTTTATCATTTTTTTAGATTTTTGTTTTGTTTTACCGCGCAAGGACGTTCCGTAATGTATTTTTTTGCATTGATTTGAGATTTAATTTCCCGCAATTATTCAGAGACTCCGGCCCGATCAGGGTTGCGAATAAGTCGAGAATATTTTTAGGCTCGTACAATTTTTCTATTGTTCGCATATTTATGTAAGCGAGAGAGCGGCGTTTTCGCTGCAAGTGACGGCGGTAGTCGCCCGGGTGGACGAAAGCCCAAGGTGGCGTCTGTGGGGCGTGGGGGAGATTTCCCCTGTTTGGGTACGGTTGCACGTCCGTTTGGTAGTCCGTCATGCGGTTGTTCGATTTTTTGTTTACGGTTTAGTGTGGGTAAACGCACTTCGGGTTAGACGGCAGGGGATAGATTTTCTTAAGTAGACGACGTTGGAAGGATCGCAGCGCGGGCAGACACGACGATCACGGCTTGTACACGGCAGCGGGCATTTGGTTTGCAGCGCAGTAAATTGGTTTACGATTAGGCGGGATGTATCTTCCGCGGGGCGCTGATGATTGTTCGCGCGGCTGCATCATGGCGGGCCGCTCCGCTTCGCTCCCGGATGGAGTCCGACAAATTGTCGATTTCCTGGGGTTTTGCGCATTATTTGTGGGTCACTGCGGACAGCCCAGGCGGACTTGGGCTCGGTGACCTAGCATCTTATAAATGCGTTGCGCAATGTCATGCTTGGTTACGCGCGTTGCCGTGGTGCTAAACGCGTTCGAAATGAGGCGCTTCCACAGAGGATTTGCGCCGGGGGATGCCGATGATCGAGATGATAGAGACCGATATCGAAAACGCTGTTGCCTTTCGTATCTCTGGAAAAATCACGCGAAGCGACATGGAACGGGTACTAGCCGACGCAAGAGAAAAGATCGGACGCTATGGAAATATCGTCATCCTGGAACAGATCGACTCCTGGAAGGGCGTTGAAATCGCTGCGCTCGTGGAGGAGTTCAAGTATCTCTACGAGGTGGGATTCTCCAACGTAAGTAAGGCCGCTGTGGTCACGGACAAAACGTGGATCGATCGAATCGTCAGCATCGAAGACAAGATCTTCAGAAGCATTGAAATGAAATGTTTCCCCCTTGCGGACTACGATCTGGCCATTGAATTTCTCCAGGGCCCATGAAGCGAGGGATGCCCGCCTAGACACCATCGGGGCATTTCATGCGGCCCACGGGTGTTTCGCGCAAGAGATCGCCGGGGGCTCCCCGTAACCCATTTGTCGGATCGGTTGGTTATCTTCGAACAGATTCCTTTTAGCCTGGGGTAGGTTGATTATGACGCTGAATACGCAGCAAAAGGCTCTCTGCCAAGGCCATTCGTTCGATTTTTCCGGTTTGTCGGCGTTGTTCGTCAACTGCACACTGAAGCCGAGCGGGCAGGTCTCTCATACAGAAAAGCTTTTGGAGGTTCCGAAAGCAATCATGGAGGCCAACGGCGTCGGGGTGAAAATGATCCGGGCGGTGGACTATGAATTACCGCCCGGCGTGTACCCCGACATGCGCGAGCATGGCTTCGAGCGCGATGATTGGCCCACGCTGTGCCGGGATGTGATGAAGGCCGACATTCTCCTTGTCGGCACACCCATCTGGTTGGGTGAGGAAAGCTCCGTTTGCCGCCGGCTGATCGAGCGATTGTATGGCGAATCCGGCAAGCTCAATGAGCACGGGCAGTATGTCTATTACGGCCGGGTCGGGGGGTGTGTTGTCACCGGAAACGAGGATGGCGTGAAACACAGCGCAATGACCGTTCTCTACGCGTTGCAGCATCTCGGATACACCATCCCACCCCAGGCCGACGCCGGGTGGATCGGCGAAGTCGGGCCCGGTCCCTCTTACGGCGATGACGACTCCGGCGGGCCGGAAAACGATTTTACCCAGCGTAACACCACGTTTATGGCCTGGAATCTCATGCACATGGCCCGGCTGCTGAAAGCGGCGGGTGGCATACCGGCTCACGGAAATCAGCGGAAGCTTTGGGATGCCGGATGCCACTTCGATCACCCCAACCCGGACTATCGATAGCGGGCCCGACGCACCCGCTGTTGTTTCTGTCGCGACAAAATAAAAGCCCCACCGAGTCAGTCTCGGTGGGGCTGTTTCGATGAGCCGCTTCAGGTTCAGTTGAGGCGGATGACCCGCTGTGGGTTGGCCGCATCGTCCATGATGCTCACTGTGCCGCCGAGTACATCGGTGATGTAATCCTCCAGGATGGCCTGTTCGCCCACGGTCGTCGCACCCACCACGGTGGCGGCCGCGAAGGCCGCATAGCCGTCGCCACCGGTCGCGGTAAAGCTGTTGGTGGCGAGAATAAAGGTATCTGCGAGCGCGGCTGCATCGGCCACGCCGTCTACCACCAAATTCACCACGGTCGAGTCGCTCTTGGTGATGGTTAGATTGCGCACGCGGGATGGCGTCGTCACCGTGGTGGCGCCCTCGATAGCGGCAAAAGTGGTGTCGAACTCCAGCAGCATGCCAGCAATTTGGGGGAATCGCCCGTCGGTAAACTCCGCTCGGCTGACGGAATTTTCCATGGCCGCCAACAATTGATCGCCGGTCATTTCAAGCACGGTCAGGGTGTTATCGAACGCCAGAGCCGCCTGAATGGCCAAGCGAATGATGGTGGGCCCCTGAATCGTGTCACGAATGCCGCCGCCGTTCTTGAGTGCGACGTCAACCGTGGGGAAACCGTTTTCCTGGGCACCCCAAATCGTGGAATCCGCGGCCAGATTGCCCAAGTTGGTTTCACGACTGCGCACATCCGCCCGCAGACCATTGAGCGGGTAATCGGTGGCACCCACGACAAAAAACGCGTCCTGGATGAGGGTCGTGTTCTTGAGCGCCGCGTAGGTTTCAGACACCTTCGTGTTCGGACCGAGGCCGGTGGTGCTCAGCTCCGTTTCCAGGGCGGCGATGGCCTCTGCCGTGGTTGCGACCGGCCCGCTCCGGTAGTCGAACTTCTTGATGTGGCCGTTGAGATCGAAAGTCACAATCAAGTTACCCACGTAGCGGTATTGCTGGTCACTGTTAATCACCAGAACGGTCTCACCCTCGTTATCCACCCGCACGGTGGGGTAATCCGCCTCCGCGGTGTCTTCAGGGCGCAACAGGTTGAACGGACCGTCGGCCACAGGCTGCGCCATGAAGCCCGTCGAGCCCGCAGCTACGATAATGTCGATGCCGCGCAGGCTGCCCGTCGACAGGGGATCGGCAGTGAAGTCCTGGGCGTGGTCGAGCAGAATGATGCGCTTAATACCTCGTTGCTCCAGCGCTTCGACTTGTTCCAGCACCTGGCTGACGGCGGATACCAGCGGTTGGTTCGTATCCGGGTCGCGGCCACCGACGAAATCCAGACCCGGGATGGTGGTTTCCGGGTCTTCGATCACGTTAAAGAAGTCGGCCGGGGCACGGCCGATCAGACCGATCGGACGGCCGCCACGAATCAGCCAGCAGCTTTTAACCACTTTGCCACGGTTGCGGAAACAACTGGCCGCATCCTCACCGATTTGAATGGCGGGCGTGCTCGCGGCCAACTCGACTTCACTGAAGTCCAGATTGGCGGCGATAAAGGGGTAGTCCGCGGTGTTGAGCAGTTGGGCAAAATCGTTAATGCCGCCGTCAAATTCATGATTGCCCATGCCGTTGGCCGCCAAGTTCATGGCGTTGAACATCATGATGTCACCCAGGCCCGGCTGGCCGAAGGCTTCTTCGGAGGCTTGGTAAAACGGGCCGGGAATCGTGTGATCACCGGCCGTTAAGTGGATCGATGCCGTGCATTGTTCGCGGGCAAGTTGTTCAAGTCCGTCGACCACCGTGGAGTAGTTGAGAATTTTCTCTTCCAAGGTGTTCGGATCCTGAAAGGACGATTCGTTGTCCGAGCTGTGGATAATCTGCAGGGTCGTCAGATAGTTGCGGACACACTTGAGCTTGCGCAGCGTTTGTTGGATGTCCTCGGGTTTGGTCAACTGAGCGCCGAGTTCGGCGTCATTGTTGTCGTCGGCGAAGCTGGGCGCCGAGACCATCAGCGCTGCGGCGATGGCGCCACAAATCATCAGGCCACGTCTCATCGTGTTCTCCCCAAGGTGGTCGAGTTGGCTAAATAGGGGGAATTTAGGCGAGCGGTTTTGCATGTCCGTGACCGAGCGGTGAACGTTCGCTTACGGAAACACGATCGGCGAGNNNNNNNNNNNNNNNNNNNNNNNNNNNNNNNNNNNNNNNNNNNNNNNNNNNNNNNNNNNNNNNNNNNNNNNNNNNNNNNNNNNNNNNNNNNNNNNNNNNNGTTTTTCAGCAGGTGGGGTCGTTGTCTGAGGCGGTGCAAGCCATTGCGGTCGGGGTTGATGCGCTCATTGTCCAGGGAATCGAGGCCGGCGGGCATATCCGTGGGCATCAACGCCTTGAGGAACTGCTCATCGACGTCGCGGAGCCAACCACCGATGTGCCTGTCTTCGCCGCCGGAGGAATATATTCCGCTGAAGATGTTCGGCGTGTCGTGAGTCTTGGGGCCTGTGGCGTCTCGACGGGGACACGCTTTGTGCTTGCGGACGAAAGTGGCGCACATGCGGCTTACAAGGCGCGCTTGATTCAAGCCAGCGAGACGGTTGTGACGACATTGTTCGGGCTGGGGTGGGCGACACCGCACCGCGTGGCCGTCAATGCGGCGACCAAGCGATGGTGTCGAGCCGACGGTTCGGTGGCGTCCTGGTTGCAAGGGTTCAATACGGCATTCAGCTTCACGCGAAAAATATTGCCGCTTAAACCGGACCCGGCGAAGCGGCAGCGGGCGGCGATACCTGTTTTTTCCAATGCGGTGGTGGATGAAAGCTTGCCGGGTTCCCTGGTCGATGCGGCTGCGCTGTATGCGGGGGAAAAGATCGGGCAGCTGGATTCCATCCTCACGGCCGAACAGATTGTCCTTGAGTTGGCCGCTGGTTTCTCGGGCGAGCGTTCCGCGTAGCTTGGCCCTTGAGTGAGGCTTGTCTCAAGATGCCTTTCCGTTCCAGTAGGGTGAACGCGCAGTGGCTATTGAGAGTCTTTGGAATCGCCCGTCATTAACGAAAACATCGTTGCAGGTGGTGCGCCGCCGGGGAGATGTGCCGATAAAAACGATTCTTTCAGGCGATGGTGCGTAAAAGAATGGCAAATAATGACAGTCAGGCCGGACCGATAGAAGCACGAGTGATCGGGCTTTTGGCCTCGCTGATATTTTCAATTCCTACCGCTGTTCTGCTCTGGGTCGGGGTTAACAAAGAACTGGCACATTGGGGCGGTTTTCTCGGCAGTTCTTATCTTCTGGGCTGCATGGTGGCCTTTGCCGTGTTGGCGCTGTTGCTGCCGCGACTCTTTCCGGCCATTCTCGGTGGCGTTTGGCGATGGATGATGAAGATCGAGCGGTATTGGGGGTGGTGAGCGGAGGCGGGCGCGGCAGGCAGAAAAAACCTGCCAGCCGCACCCGATTCCCGGAGTCTTTGGATTAACCACTCTTTTTGGGTTGCTCAACGGCTACGCCCAAACGCTTCAATGTGGCGCGAGCCTCGTCACCCGCCGGGCTTTCGGATTGGGCCGCGAGCTTAAGGTTCTCGATTGCCTTGTCGCGTGTGCCCTGTTTCAACAGGATCTGACCGATTCCATTGTGGGCGGTGGCGGTGGGCAGAAGTTCGACGCTTTGCTCCAGATAGCCCAGAGCTTTGTCATCCTGGCCCAGTTGCCGGGCCGATTCTCCGGCGCCGACCAGGGATTGGTAATACCCGTCGTATAGCGCCAGCGCTTTCTCGTAGTTTTTCAATGCCTCCTGCCAATTGGACTGCTGCAGGTGAACAAAGCCGATCAGTCCATGGAACAGATGCTCTTTGGGCTGTAACTGGACGGCTTCTTGCGCTTTGGCCAGGGCCGTTGTCGTATCTTCGTCTTGCACCAGTGCTTTCACGCCTTCGTCGTAAGCGGCATACGCCGGTTGATCTTTGATGATTTGGGCGATCTGCTCGCGGTAGGCGGACTCTTCGACTTTTCCGCCCTGTTTCAATTCCTTGGCGTGCTGTGTGTTGGCATCGACACGTTTTTGAGACGGCGGATGGGAGGCGAACAAGCCCTGCAGCCAATTGCTCTCTCGCCCCTCCGAAAGACGTACGAAAGTCTCTTGCAGCGTGACGGCCGCGTGGGGGTCGTAACTGACTTTGTCCATGTACTGCATGCCGTAGTAGTCCGCTTCCAGTTCGGCTTCTCGACTGTAACGCTGGCCCAGGAAGGCAGCCGCAACGGATGCTCCCCCAACCCACAAAGGCGCATACCGACCCTCGCCACTGGAGGCTGCGACAGCGATCAGGGCGACGCCGGCTTGCAGGACCATGGCCCGTTCCATGGCTTTGGCGCTGTGACGAGCCGCGGCATGGGTGATTTCGTGACCAATCACCGCAGCAAGCTCCGCTTCGTTTTCGAGCTCAACCATCAGTCCCCGGTTAATCGCGATCTTACCCCCTGGCATGGCCCAGGCGTTGGGCACGGAATTGTTCAGAACCACAAATTCGTAGGGCAGTTCCCGTTCGCTATGGACCGCGAGTTGTTGACCGATACCATTGACATAGGCCGTGACCTCCGGGTCGACTGTGTAGAGACCACCCTGCATTTGTTGCGCCGGCACGTAGTTCTGTTGGCCGATCAGGATTTCCTGTTCCGTCGAAATGATGTTGAACTCGCGTTCGCCGGTGACCGGGTTGACAGCGCACCCTGTCAGACCGACGAAAACGACCAGAATAAATGCACGGACGACATGAGCCATTGAGATCTCCATCGAACTGTTTGTTAGCTGCCTATGTCAACGATAGGTGTTTTAGGATACAGTTTTTTTCTTGTACAATACTGATACAACATTATCGGCCAGATAATTTTTAGAGCCGTTGCATTACAACCGAGAGGGCTTGGTTTCATGTTATTACCAGACCATTACTTTAAACGCTCGGTTCCGGCCGCATGGATGCTGGGGTTTTTTTTGACCTTCAGTTCGCCCGCATTTGCGGTCGATCTGATTCCCTTACCGGAACCGGTTTTGCAAGTGGTCCCGAAGCTTGAACTTCGGGGTGCGTCGCGTTTCAAAAAATACTTCTTTCACGTTTACGATGCACGGTTATGGACCGTTGACCGGTCCGACTGGCGCATAGATCAACCCTATGCCTTGGATTTATCCTACGAATTCGACTTCGCAGCTTCCGCTTTGGCGGACCGATCGGTGGTCGAGATGGAACAAATCGGAGAGGCTTCCGCCGCGGAGCGTTTGAAGTGGCGCCAAGAGATGCTCCGGGCATTCCCCGATGTGAAGGCGGGCGATCGGCTCGTCGGTTTGTATATCCCGGGGGAGGGCACGAGGTTTTTTCTCAATGGCGAGCTCTATTCGGAAGTGTCGGATCCGGCGTTTGCAGAAGATTTCTTCGGTATCTGGTTGGATCCGCGCACCAGTGAGCCTGATCTCCGTCGCGATCTGTTGGCTCAGCAATAGCGCAGGCGAGGCGTTGGGATGGCGTTTTTCTCTCAAGGTTTGATTGTCTGATGAATACAGACGCGCCGGACCGTATTCGACTCGACAAATGGTTGTGGGCGGCACGTTTTTTCAAAACCCGTGCCGTGGCAACCGATGCCGTGAAAGGCGGCAAAGTCCACGTCAACGACCAGCGGGTTAAGCCCAGCCATCCCATCAAAGTGGATGATCGGCTCGTCATCACCAAAGGCGCGCTCATCTTTGAGGTCTGTGTGCGGGGGCTGACGGATCGACGAGGACCGGCGAAGCAAGCCGCATTGCTCTACGAGGAAACGCCTATGAGCATCCGTCGCCGAGAGGAAGCGGCTGCGGTATCGCGTGCTGAACGTGTCTCTCGGCCACTACCGCCCAACGGGCGTCCGGATAAGCGGGCTCGGCGTCACCTGATCCGGCTGAAATCGGATCAATAGTTCTCACGTCATCGTTTTCTGCCACTATTACTGTATGAACGGCGTACGGGCGAATTTTTTATTGATTTCATGCGGCTGCGAGGCGAGCGTGAAGCCCGCGCGGTATTTTGGAAGGCCAAAGTGTGACGGATAAACCCAGACCTCAAACGCCCTTGTTAACGGTGGATGTCATTATCGAGATGGGTGAGCCGGATGTCTCCGGGGTCATCCTCATTGAGAGAAAATATCCGCCCTCAGGTTGGGCTTTGCCCGGTGGGTTCGTGGACGTAGGTGAGTCCGTTACGGCGGCCGCACGTCGTGAAGCGGCCGAAGAAACCGGGCTTGAGGTGGAGCTTGCCGCGCTGCTCGGATGCTACTCAGATCCCCGTCGTGACCCGCGTG includes:
- a CDS encoding putative quinol monooxygenase — translated: MSKVTLQGYIVVSDDDLAAVQAELLKHIELTRKEEGCLVFRVTQDKENKNTFTVYEEFVNREAFESHQQRVKRSQWGEITANVERHYQISESR
- a CDS encoding GNAT family N-acetyltransferase, with product MTIDIVYLADHIQHVAELSRLHQAEWGHLSPQIDLETRVTRLTEAAGKSGVPTIFIAVEGPGLIGSAALVKSDMRERPELSPWLAAVYVKPERRRNGIASALIARVETEATSLGVEKLYLVTEHQEQFYEHRGWDLMEHADHDGIPVAIMKKRLFAGEIGG
- a CDS encoding flavodoxin family protein; this encodes MTLNTQQKALCQGHSFDFSGLSALFVNCTLKPSGQVSHTEKLLEVPKAIMEANGVGVKMIRAVDYELPPGVYPDMREHGFERDDWPTLCRDVMKADILLVGTPIWLGEESSVCRRLIERLYGESGKLNEHGQYVYYGRVGGCVVTGNEDGVKHSAMTVLYALQHLGYTIPPQADAGWIGEVGPGPSYGDDDSGGPENDFTQRNTTFMAWNLMHMARLLKAAGGIPAHGNQRKLWDAGCHFDHPNPDYR
- a CDS encoding NPP1 family protein; this translates as MDMKSTTHFIFLLGLAFAVPVGASASTCEEHSNKSACLEPLQESPNNPNSMTHWAIKFDYDTDGCLPSAAIDPKGQLNPGTNNTGALNGECAYEDQITYANTYYRGFCIDADEVVNKYCAHMYAQYFVKDQTTPGNLVGPAGGHRHDWEFGMSWDTLNDKEARVLTHATVSAHGKTTTKSVDDIYHEKDAQRGDHPYLVYHKDGASTHSMRFAKTKDCKSGDKSNPQPCKLNEKPENPTKQWVTATLVNWFTMVGNAGVTNTDLTRDLTQADFGSAIVPMKDETFIKNVMQSVPEGYPNPDEWQRQFNCGLGKC
- a CDS encoding bifunctional metallophosphatase/5'-nucleotidase, which encodes MRRGLMICGAIAAALMVSAPSFADDNNDAELGAQLTKPEDIQQTLRKLKCVRNYLTTLQIIHSSDNESSFQDPNTLEEKILNYSTVVDGLEQLAREQCTASIHLTAGDHTIPGPFYQASEEAFGQPGLGDIMMFNAMNLAANGMGNHEFDGGINDFAQLLNTADYPFIAANLDFSEVELAASTPAIQIGEDAASCFRNRGKVVKSCWLIRGGRPIGLIGRAPADFFNVIEDPETTIPGLDFVGGRDPDTNQPLVSAVSQVLEQVEALEQRGIKRIILLDHAQDFTADPLSTGSLRGIDIIVAAGSTGFMAQPVADGPFNLLRPEDTAEADYPTVRVDNEGETVLVINSDQQYRYVGNLIVTFDLNGHIKKFDYRSGPVATTAEAIAALETELSTTGLGPNTKVSETYAALKNTTLIQDAFFVVGATDYPLNGLRADVRSRETNLGNLAADSTIWGAQENGFPTVDVALKNGGGIRDTIQGPTIIRLAIQAALAFDNTLTVLEMTGDQLLAAMENSVSRAEFTDGRFPQIAGMLLEFDTTFAAIEGATTVTTPSRVRNLTITKSDSTVVNLVVDGVADAAALADTFILATNSFTATGGDGYAAFAAATVVGATTVGEQAILEDYITDVLGGTVSIMDDAANPQRVIRLN
- a CDS encoding nitronate monooxygenase; amino-acid sequence: VFQQVGSLSEAVQAIAVGVDALIVQGIEAGGHIRGHQRLEELLIDVAEPTTDVPVFAAGGIYSAEDVRRVVSLGACGVSTGTRFVLADESGAHAAYKARLIQASETVVTTLFGLGWATPHRVAVNAATKRWCRADGSVASWLQGFNTAFSFTRKILPLKPDPAKRQRAAIPVFSNAVVDESLPGSLVDAAALYAGEKIGQLDSILTAEQIVLELAAGFSGERSA
- a CDS encoding chalcone isomerase family protein, coding for MLLPDHYFKRSVPAAWMLGFFLTFSSPAFAVDLIPLPEPVLQVVPKLELRGASRFKKYFFHVYDARLWTVDRSDWRIDQPYALDLSYEFDFAASALADRSVVEMEQIGEASAAERLKWRQEMLRAFPDVKAGDRLVGLYIPGEGTRFFLNGELYSEVSDPAFAEDFFGIWLDPRTSEPDLRRDLLAQQ
- a CDS encoding M48 family metalloprotease is translated as MAHVVRAFILVVFVGLTGCAVNPVTGEREFNIISTEQEILIGQQNYVPAQQMQGGLYTVDPEVTAYVNGIGQQLAVHSERELPYEFVVLNNSVPNAWAMPGGKIAINRGLMVELENEAELAAVIGHEITHAAARHSAKAMERAMVLQAGVALIAVAASSGEGRYAPLWVGGASVAAAFLGQRYSREAELEADYYGMQYMDKVSYDPHAAVTLQETFVRLSEGRESNWLQGLFASHPPSQKRVDANTQHAKELKQGGKVEESAYREQIAQIIKDQPAYAAYDEGVKALVQDEDTTTALAKAQEAVQLQPKEHLFHGLIGFVHLQQSNWQEALKNYEKALALYDGYYQSLVGAGESARQLGQDDKALGYLEQSVELLPTATAHNGIGQILLKQGTRDKAIENLKLAAQSESPAGDEARATLKRLGVAVEQPKKSG
- a CDS encoding STAS/SEC14 domain-containing protein, whose protein sequence is MIEMIETDIENAVAFRISGKITRSDMERVLADAREKIGRYGNIVILEQIDSWKGVEIAALVEEFKYLYEVGFSNVSKAAVVTDKTWIDRIVSIEDKIFRSIEMKCFPLADYDLAIEFLQGP
- a CDS encoding RICIN domain-containing protein: MNKKKHFKSAVCCLALASAPFYSAAAQAASGQAAYVDAAGNYSCLSVNDSNQVVGAQCDDRASTWTTRTDGRVGLDGTNMCMDVDTAHPSNGNKVQVYDCTGVSVNQLFTWSGNGDGTIKLNSNGLCVAPPANGSQATVAGCNDSNAFLLSKRVVVTPNWPNDIASVPVYFQASATSGYQQKLTIFGPQIATPLSATSNTSEPFGTQFLLSLQHLAYAPGDTYTFNIFVERSNSAGAFQRSPVLIVNQTIPVTNPDGNEAGQVIYVGANDTPPGIGDQDFNDTMVLISLWNQSTD